Part of the Candidatus Baltobacteraceae bacterium genome is shown below.
GGTAGTCGCGTAACGCCACGCTCTTCCCGCAACCGGCCGGACCCCGCACGAAGAGAATGGGGAAGTCAGCCCGCCGTTGGAACTCGCGCGTCACGCGGTCGCGCTTGACCATGACGCTTTTCTATTTCGGCGCCCCGGAGGGCAGTACTTTACTGGATCAGGAAATTCTGCATCATGCCGGTGTCCTCGTGGCTGAGGAAGTGGCAGTGGTGCACCGTTTTTCCACGCCATTGCAGCCAGCGAACCCGAATCGTGATACTGCCGTTCTTACCGTCGTCCCGGCTGCGTTTGGGCGGAACGTAGAACGTGTCCCAGATTTCCGGCTCGTCGAGCACTTTGTCGTTAATGGCGACCAGCCAAAATGAGTTGACGTGGAGGTGGAACGGATGAATGCTGCCCGTGGCGTTCTCGATGCGCCATTCGACCGTGTCGCCGAGCTTCACCGTCGTCGGGCACACCTCTTCCATATAGTGCACGCCGTTGACCAAGAAGTCGAATCCGGTGAGGATCGTATTACTATCGCCTTTGAAGCTAAACTCGAACGTCTTACCCTCCGCCGACGGTTTTTCGATGAACGGATACTCGCGCTCGGGTAAGGGCAGCGATTTCGGAAACTCCATCGCCTTCGGCGTTCCGGCTACAACGAATGTCATGAACGCGATCTTGGTTCCCGGGCCGTGCAGATCGTCGGCTTTTAACGACGAGAGCGTATAGGTTCCGGGCGTGTTGGGCGCTTGGATCAAGAACTCGATGCGATTCCCCGGCACCGTCATGCGAACGGGCGCATCGATGAAGTTCTTCACGGTGAGTCCACCGAGTAGACCGAGCTTCCCGCTCATGTCGATCTTCTTGGGTGCCTTTAAGTTCACGCCGTCGAATGCGATTTGCCTGACGTCCATGGTTGCGCCGGTGGTATCGTTGACCAAGACCAGTGGAAGCGCGTGCTGATTGCAGCCGTTGAGCAGCCGCAGGCGGATAATTTCGCCGGGCTGCATCGTAAAGGTTGGGGTCGGGAGGACCGGTTCGTAGGTCTTTTTGCCGTACACGCTGGCGTCTTCCCACATCACGCCGCGGGCGTCGGTGCGCCCCTCGGATCCATCGGTGGACACGGTAAACATCGTGTAGTCGGTATCGACGTAGTATCCGCCTTCGTTCCTTGGCTTATACGCGATGGGTTCGAGGTCGTAATGATTCGTCTTCTTGCCTTTGTTCACTTGAAGCGACTGGATCACCAAAAAGAGTTCGCGTGCGGCCGCAATCTCCGGAACCGCGTCGATCGGTCCGCGCACGACGATGAGCCCGGCCATGCCGTTGGATACCTGAACGTCGGTCGAACCGTGGTGGTGAGGATGATACCAGTGTAAACCCGACGGATGATTCTGAGGAACCGGAAGCGGAAAGTGGAACTGGTGACCGGGCTCGATCCCAAGCATCGGCGCAGCCGGATTCGAGGTACCGAGCGGCTCGAACAGATGCGGTATCGTCTGGATGCCGTGCGTGTGCAGGTTCGTCGTGTTGAAGTCGTGGGGATTGTTCATGCAATCGATGGGGCCGGTTGCCATTCGGTAGTGCCGCGGATTGGGTTCCGCATCTTCCATCTCGTCGTGGATGGCGGGCGCCCGCATCGGCCCTTTCGGGCACGGAGCTTTCGGGTTTCGCGGCAACTTATTGACGATCGTGACGTCGAGCAGTTCGCCCGTCCGCGTCACGAGCGTCGGGCCTGGAATGTGGCCGTCGTACGTGCGGGTTCGGAAAATCTTACCGTCGATACTCGTGGTTGCGTACTTTACGGTAACCGAGTATTTGCGTCCTGAAGCGCGTCCGGTAACGAGCGGCTCAAGCTCGCTTACCGGCCCACCAAAGCGACCGCTGCAAGCGGCAACCGCGGCTGCCGATACGCCTGCGGCAGCGGCAACAACGACAAAGCGGCGACGATTCATACACGAACCTCCCGAAATTAGAAAACGTTCCCAGCAGAATCAAAAGTTCCAGACGAAAGCGCCTGCGCCTGCTACGTTAGACCCAGGACGATGATGTCCGAAATCGCCGCTTTCCGGTCATTGCGGCCATGGCCGGTTCTCTCTAGACTTTAGTCATGAAAACGCGACGCATTGGAATCGTCGGATACGACGGAGTTCAGGCGCTCGACGTCATCGGCCCCGCCGATACGTTCGCAGCCGCGAACGCCGAGGCCGGCGGGAAGGTCCCGCCGTACGAGGTCGTCCTGGTGGGCGTCCGCAAAGGACGCGTCAAAACCGAATCGGGACTCAGTCTGTTCGCGGAGGAAACGCTCGCCGAAGGCGGCTTGTTCGATACGATCGTCGTTCCCGGCGGTCGCGGAATTCGCGTCGACCCGAAGGTGCGCGAGGCCGTTTCGCGCTGGCTTCGCGCCAACGCCGCGAAGGCGAGGCGCGTCGCCTCCGTATGCACCGGAATTTACGCCCTCGCCGATGCCGGCCTGCTCGACGGACGCTTCGCCACCACGCATTGGCGCTATGCAAGCGACGTGCGCGATACGTGGAAGAAGGTCAGCATGAATGCCGATGCCATCTTCGTCAAAGACGGCAAGTACTACACTTCGGCCGGGATTACCGCGGGTATCGATCTCTGCTTGTCGTTCGTCGAAGAAGATTGCGGACAGGAAGTCGCGCTCAAAGTCGCACGCGAGCTGGTCGTTTATCTCAAACGCTCGGGCGGCCAGATGCAGTATTCGCAGCCGCTCCTACTGCAGACGCAGGCGAAAGAGCACTTCGGCGACATCGCCGGCTGGATTCGCGGACATCTCGCGGACAACTTGACGATCGAGTCGATCGCCGAACATGCCAATCTTAGCCCGCGCCACTTCACGCGCAAGTTCAAGCATTTGCTCGGCGTTACGCCGGCTGATTTCGTGGAGGAGCTGAGGCTCGACGAAGCGCGCTGGCTGCTCGTCAACGCGCGCGATTCCATTAGCAAGGTCGCAGAAAACGTCGGATACTCGAGCGACGATACGTTCCGCCGGGCGTTCGAGCGCCGGTTCGGAGTCGCGCCAACGGAATACAGGAGCCGTTTCGGGTGAACGCGGCCCGCGTTCCGTTCGTCGCGGCGCTGGTGGCGCTGGCGGTTCACCTCGCCGGCAATCCGCATTACGGATTCTTCCGCGACGAGTTGTACTTTATTATTTGCGGCTTTCATCCGGCGTGGGGCTACGTCGACCAACCGCCGGTGACGCCGCTGCTTGCGGCCGGCTCGCAGCTGTTCGGCCACTCGCTGTTTTTACTGCGCGCGGTGCCGGCAATCTTCGCCGCCGCGGGCGCATACGTCACGTGCAAGATCGTGCTCGAGCTTGGCGGCGATGCGTTCGCAGAAGTCGTCGCTACGCTGGCCTACCTCTTTTGCAACGTGCTATTGGCCTTCGGCATGAAAGTGGGCCCCGACATGGTTGGGCTCTGGCTGTGGCCGCTGGCCGCGCTTTTCGTGCTGCGCATCGCCAAAGGCGGCGATCCGCGACTCTGGCTCGCCGCCGGCGCCGCAATAGGCTTCAGCCTCGAAAGCAAGTACAGCGTGATTTTCTTTACCGTCGCGCTGATCGCCGGCATTGCGCTGACGCCGCAGCGCCGGATGCTGTTCTCGCGCTGGTGTCTCGCCGGTGCTGCGCTCGCCGTCGTCATCGCGCTGCCGAACTTCATCTGGCAAGCCGTTCACGGCTACCCGATGTTCGAGTTGCTGCGCAATGCGCAAACGATGGGCAAGAACGTCGTCGTCAGCCCCGGCGTTTACCTCTTCCAGCAGCTGCTTCTGACGAATCTGTTTCTCTCGCCGGTGTGGATCGTGGGTTTGATCCGGCTGTTCCGCGACGGATCCGCACGGTTTTTGGCGTGGACATACGCGATCCTCATCCTGCTGATGATCGTCGCGCACGGCAAGCACTACTATCCCGGCGACGTGTACCCGATCGTCATTGCCGCCGGCGGCGTCGCAATCGAGCGCTGGACGCAAAACGTTAGACTCGTACGCGTCGCGCTCGTGCCGGTAATGATCGTCGCGGGATTGTTCTTCCTGCCGTTCTCGCTGCCGGTTCTCGGCGAGACGCAAATGGTCGATTATCAGCAGTGGGTCGGCAACGTGCTGCACATCAGCCGCTCGACGATGGCGACGGAACACGGCCAAACCGCGCAGTTACCGACCGACTGGGCGGACATGCACGGTTGGCCGGAGCTCGTCGCGACGATCGCCGGTATCTATAACGCGCTGCCGCCCGATCACCGGCGCCAGGCGGCAATCGTCGCCAGTAACTATGGCGAAGCCGCCGCCGTCGATTTCTTTGGAAGCGCTTATGGCTTACCGCCGGCCGTCTCCGGTCACAACAACTACTGGCTATGGGGAACCCACGGCTACACGGGCAACGTCATCATCGACGTGCACGGCGACTGCGGTGCCCGCGATCACCTTTTCGCGTCGTCCCGCCGCGCCGCGGTGTTCGACGCACCATGGGTCATTTCGTACGAGCACGATGTTCCGATCATGGTCTGCAACGGTATCAAGATTCCGCTCGCCACGTTGTGGCCGAAACTCAGAAAGTACATTTAGAGTTCTTACTGCGTATGTCGAAGCTGATTTACATCACCAATACGTCGCTGGACGGGTACATCGAGGACGAAACCGGTAACTTTAACTGGCTCAGTGCCGATCAGGTGCACGCGTTTGCCGGTGAGTTGTTGCGGCCTGTCGGAACGTATCTCTACGGAAGGCGCCTTTATGAGACGATGGCCTACTGGGACGGACCGGTCGAGGACTATCGGCCCGAACACCGTGAGTTCGCTCGGATCTGGCAGAAGCCTGAGAAGATCGTTTTCTCACGAACGTTGACGAGCGCTGCGACACGCAGCACACGTATCGAACGGGACTTCAACCCGGAGACGATTCGAAAGCTCAAGCGGGAATCGGATCGCGACATCACCATCGGCGGTGCGGAGCTTGCCGCGGTTGCGATTGAAGCCGATCTCGTCGACGAATGTCACCTGCTGCTCCACTCGACGATCTTGGGTGACGGAAAGCCGGCATTTCGGCCCGGCGGCCTACGGCGTAGTCTCGAGCTCCTTGAGACGCGCCGAATCGGCACCGCAGTCGTTTACTTGCGTTACCGGATTGCCAAGTAAAATCACCACGACCGACGCGATCACGGCAACGCCGCCTGCGGCGACGTTCCACGTCATGGGTTCGTGCAGAAACGTAACGCCCAGCAGCACCGCCACGACCGGATTCACGTAGTTAAAGGTAGCGACCGTTGCAGCCGGCAGCGTGCGCAGGATGAACGCGAATGCCGTATATCCCGCCAGCGCCCCGCCGATAATCAGCCACAGCATCCCGAGCCACGATTGCAGCGAAACGGCCGCAAGGTTGAGATGTGAGGCTTCACCCAAGAACAAGCCGACGATCACCGCCAAAGCGCCGCCGGTGAGCATTTCTAAAGGCGCCGCGAGCGGATGATGCTCAGAACCACGCGCGTAGACCGAGCCGAGCGCCCACGAAAACGCACTGACGAGTAAAAGGACCATGTACCACGCGTCCGACCCACCCAAAGGGTGCCCGACGAGCAGTGCGATCCCTAGCGTACCCAACACTAAGCCCGCTGCCGACGCTGTGCCGATCGGTTTGCGTACGCGAATCGCTTCGAGCAGCAGCATCCAGATCGACGTGCTCGCTACCAAGAGCGCTGCGATGCTCGTATCGACGCGCGTCTCGGACACCGCCAATAATCCATTGCCGATCGTCAGCAGCAACACGCCGGTAACGGCGATGTGAAAAAGCTGCCGCGGCGTCGGCAGCGGCGGCTTCTTGTCGCGCGGCGCCAGCGCTCGCAAAATGGCGAACAACACCACCCCCGCGATAACGTACCGCGTACCGATCATTAAATAGGGCGGAAGCGTTTCGACACCGACACGAATCGCTAGATACGTCGATCCCCAGAGGAACCAAACGGCTACGAGCGCGATCGAGGGCAAATAGCGGCGAGCGGGCATCGCCCTCACAACACCGCGCGGCGGCGGCGAGTTTCGAGCGCTAAGGTTTTATTCGCCAGACCAAGTGATCGTTGTAGTTTGCGAGCCAGACGGTGCCGTAGCCGAAGTCGATAGCGTCGCCGCCGCGGCCGTACCACTGCTTGATGATGCGGGTGTTTTCTGCGTCGATTTTCGTAAACGGAACGCCCACCAGCGTCGTCCAGACGTACCCCGCGCCATACCTGACGTCGCCTCCGAAACCGGCGATATTCGCATAGATGCGCGCGGCCACGCGCTTATTCTTGGCATCGACGCGCGTCACCACGCCGTCACCCTGACCGATCGTCCAAATCGCGCCGCCGCCGGCCGCCACGAAGTGCGGACCGCCGGGAATCGGAATCGTCGTCAGCACTTGCCCGCTACTCGCGTCGACTGCCGTGAGCGCGTTCGACGCTTTGCTGGTGATCCACACCGTCCCATCGGCATAGACGGGATTCTGCGAGCCGGCGGCGACCGGAACGCGCTGACGAACCTTGCCGGTCGACGGGTCGATGCGCGACAGCTCGCGATCGCCGGTCGCCATCCACACGCTATCGGAGCTCGCGGTGATACCGCCTTCAGAGTTTGCGGGCGCGATAGGCAGCGTTGCGACGACGCGATTGGTCGCGGCATCGATCCGGGCCAGCGACGTTCCCTTACCGTTCGCGCACAGGGGAATCCAGACGCTCGAGAAACCGAACGCGGCGCCCGAACAGGGCACGCCCTTTACCGGAATGCGCGCCGCGATCTTACTGCCGGCGGCGTCGATGCGCTCGACTTCCTTTAAACTGATGTTTGCGATCCACATCGCGCCGGCGCCCGTCGCCATCCAATCGGGCCCTCCGCCCGTGACGATCGTCGTGCGCGGCACGTCGATCGAGGCGGCCGTCGGCGTCACGTGCAGTGAGAACAGCTGCGACGGTGACGCTTGGCGGCCGTCGCTATCCACCGCCATGTAGAACGCGCCGTCGGCGTTCTGCGCGAACTCCGCCGGCAGCAGATGTTTCTGCGGCAGATCGAACGTCGAGAGCTTGCCGCCGGCCGAGACGGTGGCAACCGCACCGGTGCCGTCGCGCTTGATCACGCCGAGGAAGACGCCGCCCAAACGGCTGCCGAAAATCGCTCCCGAATCGACGACGTTGGCGAGCTTGTACTCCGTGAGCGCTCCGGTCGTCGTCATCCGCGTCACCGCGTCGCGCTTACCGAACCAGAACGAATCGTCGATGGCGGTCGTAACGTCGCCGGTCAGATCGCCGCGTCCGGCGCTGAAATGGCGTACCTGGCCCGATGTCGTCAGGCGACCGATCGTGTGCGTGCCGACCTCGGTGAACCACAACGCCTTATCCGGCCCGGTGATCAGCGCGGTCGGATGGCTCGCGGCGCTTCCGACGCGGAACTCGGTGAACTTGCCGTCGGGGGCGACGCGCCCGATCTTGCCCGTCGCCCACTCGACGAACCACATAGCACCGTCGGGGCCGCGCGTAATGTCGAGCGGATGTGCGTTCTTCGTCGGCACCGGATACTCGATAATCTTCCGGTCGTACGTGATTTGCGCGAGTTTGTTCGCGGCGCTTTCCGTAAACCAGATCGTGTGATCCGCGGCGATATTGATCGAACCCGGCTGCGACCCCGGCGTCGGCGTGAGATAGCGTCGCTGCGTTCCATTCGTTGCGAACGCGACCACGCCCGACGTGCCGTCGGTCGTTCTATTATCGAACCAGATGCCTTTGAGCGGACCCTCGGGGTTGTAGACGATCCCGTGCGGATGCGCTTCCGGCACCGGAAACGCGGCAAATGTCGCGCAGGGCGTCGCGCAGCGAACGGGTGGCGCAGTGTCGCTCGAGGCAGCAGTCGTCACAAGTGCAAAAATGCACCCGCTCCAAACGATATAGGCAGGCAAGCGCATAACGAAAGTTTACGTTTCGACGTAACCGAGCCGTGCCCCGCCGAAGGACCCCGTTGCTCTCGCACAAAACGGTCACGCTCTAATCGCGCCTTGAACGAGGGGGGCTTCTTACCATGCCGCGGATTTTTGGCGTGTCGGTATTGCTCGTTATGCTCGCGTTTGCGACCGGAGCGGCTGCCGATCCCCCAATGGGCGCTCGCCCGTTTAAAGAACCGGTGATCCTTTCGAGCCGGGACGGGATTCTCGAAGTCACGCTGATTCCACGACAAGATACCGGGTCTCTCGACACCGTCGCAAAGCCCGTAAAGAACATGTTGCTCTTCGACTACACACTGCAACGCGGTACTGCGTCGGACGGTCGGATGTCGGGCAACCATATGTATCCCGGGCCGACCCTGCGGGTCGCGCCCGGCGAACGTCTCATCGTTCACCTCAACAACGAGTTGCGTAATCTCTCGATCGCGGACTATTACGATCCGCAATACACGCCCGCGGGCCGGCCGGTGCCAAAGTATCCAACGATGTTGACGTCGTCGCCGATCAACCTGCACGTGCACGGCGCGCACGTTAGCCCGCGCGGAAACGCCGACAACGTGCTGCTGCACATCGATGCCGGCATGGCGAACACCTACGTCTACGACATTCCCAAGAACATGACGCCCGGCACGTTCTGGTATCACAGCCACTTGCACACGCTGACGGCATCGCAGACGTTCTACGGACTGGCCGGCATGCTGCTCGTCGGCCGCGCCGACAGCGAGATCCCCCTCGTAACGGAAAAGAACATTCCGATCCGCACGATGATGCTGCAATATAATACGGTCTTCGATCGTAAAGACGGTTTGGCGCAGATGACCAATCCGAACTGGCCGCAGTGGGTGAGCACGCTGATCCCGCCCAAAGGCAACGAGCTCGCCGACGGCACGTATCGGCCGTTGCTCGCGCCGGTGAACTTCTTGGATTCGCCCAAGGGCACGCAGTGGGCGACGGTGTGGTACTCGGGACCGCTGTCGATTCACAACACGCGGGGCCGTTTCCAGTTCGTACCGATGAACCTGCAGCGGTTCACGCCGTTTAAGGCCGGCGAGCCCGTCTTGAAGGCGAACTTGAAGCTTCCCGACTACGAGCGCGACACGCAGTTCACCGTCAACGGACAGTTCGAACCGGTGCTCAAGATCAAACCGGGTCAAACCGAGATCTGGGTGCTCGCCAACGTCAGCGACATTGCCTATATGAACGTTCGCTTGACCGAGACCGCAACCGGCTACCACCCCAAGATTGCCATCGTCGGGCAAGACGGCATCGCCTACGGCAAAGTCGAGTATCCGCACGAAACGGATGGAACCGAGCTGCTGATTCCGCCGGCGTCGCGCTACGCGATTGCCGTGACGATGCCCGAAAAAGGCGGCCTGCGCATGGAGCTGCCGGGCTTAGGCTCGGGCGCGCGTTCGATTTCGGCGCCGGGCATTCTGTACACCAACGACGGCACGAAGAACCCGCCGGGTCATTTAGGCTCGTTGAGCATTTTACCCCGGTCGATCAGCTACGCCGACGGATTCTTCATCTTTCCGTCACAGACGCTGCTCGACGCCGCTCCCGACGAAGGTAAGGGTGTCACCACCGCGTTCGTACCGGGACAGGAACTCAACGCGCCGACGCCGTTCCACGACCTCTCAAAAGTCAAGCCCGACGTGAGCCGCACGCTGCTCATCAACGGCGGATTTCTCAACAATCACGCCAGCAAGCAAGATCCCAAGGCGTTCGTCTACGCGTTCTTCGGAAACGCGTTCCCCAACGTGCCGCTGATTCAAGCGCGGCTGGGATCGGTGGAAGAGTGGAACTTCGTCAACCACAATAACGACGCGCACCCGATTCACGTGCACGTCAACGATTTCCAAGTAACCAAATACGACGATCCGACGGTAGGCCTGAAACTCGGACCGCAGATGCACGGCGAAGACAACGCCAACGTTCCGGCCCCCGAGCTGGGACCGGAAGAATCGCTCATCGCGCCCGGCACTTTGACGATGCGCACGAAGTTCATCGACTACTTGGGTTTATACGTACTGCACTGCCACCGGCTCAACCACGAAGACAACGGGCTGATGATGCTGGTGAACGTCATACCCGCCGTCTCGGATTACGCAGTCGCCGTTGGGGGTTCGCCGGGTCATCCTGCAACCGTCAACGTCTTCGACGGTGACGGCGATCGTTTGATCGCGACCGTTACGCCGTTTCCCGACTTTTACGGAACGCCCAGCGTCGCCATCGGCGACGTCGACGGCGACGGCATCTACGATCTCATCGTGGGTGCCGGTAAGGGACATGCGCCCGAAGTCGTCGCGTATTCGGGCGCGCAGAGCGGCGGTAAACCGTTTACAACCGAGCTCGCGCGCTTCCAAGCGTTCGATGCCGCGCAGACCGGCGGCGTGTCGGTCGCCTCCACGCAGATCGACGGACGCTCGCCGGACAACATCATCGTCGGATCCGGCGCCGGCGTGACCGACCAGGTGAAGATCTTCAGCAGCGAACTGGGCGCGCGCGGTACGGCACCCGCGACGTTCGCAACGTTCGAGCCGTACGGAAGCGACACGTCCGGTTTGAATCTCGCGGCGGGTTTCGTCGACTTTTTAACCGGGCGCGACAGCATCGTAACGGCACCCGGCGCGGGCGGCCAAGTCAAGGTGTTCTCGTACTCGCTCATGACGCCGATCGGCGCACCGCCGGCGTGGCCGAACAATCCGGGTACGCCGCACATGGATGCGGTTTTCACCCCCTTTGGCGCGAGCTATCGCGGTCCGATGTCGATCGCTACCGGATGGCTTGCAGGCCCATACGGCGGCGCCGAGGCCATTACCGCCGGACAGCTTTCGGGAGCGGGCACGGTGAAGGTGTTCTCGACGACGACGACGCTCGTAGGCGCTCCGACGATGTATTTGCACAGTGCGATGATGCACGAGCTGGTTTCGAACTTCAGCGAAGTCGCCTCGTTCAAGCCGTTCGCGGGTGCCTTCTCGGTTCGCGTCGCAACGACGTCGACGACCATTGGCGCCGATCTGCTCGTTAGCGGCGGTTCCGGCGACCGCGTGCAGATTCAGAAGTACCGGCTAAAGTGGGCGCATCCGCAAGACCATCTCTTCACCGCGTTGCCGGTGCATGACGTCTGGTCCGGAACGGGAACGCAGCCGGCGGTCATCGGTGGAGACTGAAACCCTCCTGCTGTGCGCGCGCGTGCGCGACGGCAAAGACTCGGAGTTTCGCGCCTGGCAAGCGCGCTGGCAAGACGCGCTGCTGCGTTCGCCGGGTGCGGAAAGTTTCGAGATCATTCCGCAGACGCCGGATCAAGACGAGACCGTCGGGATTGCGCGGTTCTCAACGTTCGACGCGCTGCGCGTTTGGCGGCACAGCGAAACCAACCGCGACTTGATTGCTGAGGCGAGCGGTCTCGTCGACGGCGGCGTGCTGATGCAGCTAACGGGCGGTGCCGCGGCTGAATATTACGTTGCGCACACCGCGACCGAAGTCATCATCACGCGCATCAAACCCGGCAAAGACACCGAGTATCGAGCCTTCGCCGATCGCATCCAGCGCGCGCAGCAGGTGTTTCCGGGCTATATCGGTTCGTTCGTGCAGCCGCCGCACCAAAACGAGACGGGGTGGACGACCGTACTGCGCTTTCAAGCGCAGCGCGATCTCGATCGCTGGATGAACTCGCCGGAACGTAAGGCGCTGCTCCAAGAAGCCGAAGATCTCATCGAAGGCTTCGAAGCGCAACGCGTCGATACGTCGTTCCCGGGCTGGGTGCCCGCCGATCCGGCGACCGGCAAACCGCCGAACATGTGGAAGACGGCTGCGCTGGTGCTGATGACGTTGTTCCCCGTCGTCATGCTCGAGCTACGCTTTCTCA
Proteins encoded:
- a CDS encoding dihydrofolate reductase family protein, whose amino-acid sequence is MSKLIYITNTSLDGYIEDETGNFNWLSADQVHAFAGELLRPVGTYLYGRRLYETMAYWDGPVEDYRPEHREFARIWQKPEKIVFSRTLTSAATRSTRIERDFNPETIRKLKRESDRDITIGGAELAAVAIEADLVDECHLLLHSTILGDGKPAFRPGGLRRSLELLETRRIGTAVVYLRYRIAK
- a CDS encoding EamA family transporter, whose translation is MPARRYLPSIALVAVWFLWGSTYLAIRVGVETLPPYLMIGTRYVIAGVVLFAILRALAPRDKKPPLPTPRQLFHIAVTGVLLLTIGNGLLAVSETRVDTSIAALLVASTSIWMLLLEAIRVRKPIGTASAAGLVLGTLGIALLVGHPLGGSDAWYMVLLLVSAFSWALGSVYARGSEHHPLAAPLEMLTGGALAVIVGLFLGEASHLNLAAVSLQSWLGMLWLIIGGALAGYTAFAFILRTLPAATVATFNYVNPVVAVLLGVTFLHEPMTWNVAAGGVAVIASVVVILLGNPVTQVNDCGADSARLKELETTP
- a CDS encoding multicopper oxidase domain-containing protein, producing MNRRRFVVVAAAAGVSAAAVAACSGRFGGPVSELEPLVTGRASGRKYSVTVKYATTSIDGKIFRTRTYDGHIPGPTLVTRTGELLDVTIVNKLPRNPKAPCPKGPMRAPAIHDEMEDAEPNPRHYRMATGPIDCMNNPHDFNTTNLHTHGIQTIPHLFEPLGTSNPAAPMLGIEPGHQFHFPLPVPQNHPSGLHWYHPHHHGSTDVQVSNGMAGLIVVRGPIDAVPEIAAARELFLVIQSLQVNKGKKTNHYDLEPIAYKPRNEGGYYVDTDYTMFTVSTDGSEGRTDARGVMWEDASVYGKKTYEPVLPTPTFTMQPGEIIRLRLLNGCNQHALPLVLVNDTTGATMDVRQIAFDGVNLKAPKKIDMSGKLGLLGGLTVKNFIDAPVRMTVPGNRIEFLIQAPNTPGTYTLSSLKADDLHGPGTKIAFMTFVVAGTPKAMEFPKSLPLPEREYPFIEKPSAEGKTFEFSFKGDSNTILTGFDFLVNGVHYMEEVCPTTVKLGDTVEWRIENATGSIHPFHLHVNSFWLVAINDKVLDEPEIWDTFYVPPKRSRDDGKNGSITIRVRWLQWRGKTVHHCHFLSHEDTGMMQNFLIQ
- a CDS encoding PQQ-binding-like beta-propeller repeat protein — encoded protein: MTTAASSDTAPPVRCATPCATFAAFPVPEAHPHGIVYNPEGPLKGIWFDNRTTDGTSGVVAFATNGTQRRYLTPTPGSQPGSINIAADHTIWFTESAANKLAQITYDRKIIEYPVPTKNAHPLDITRGPDGAMWFVEWATGKIGRVAPDGKFTEFRVGSAASHPTALITGPDKALWFTEVGTHTIGRLTTSGQVRHFSAGRGDLTGDVTTAIDDSFWFGKRDAVTRMTTTGALTEYKLANVVDSGAIFGSRLGGVFLGVIKRDGTGAVATVSAGGKLSTFDLPQKHLLPAEFAQNADGAFYMAVDSDGRQASPSQLFSLHVTPTAASIDVPRTTIVTGGGPDWMATGAGAMWIANISLKEVERIDAAGSKIAARIPVKGVPCSGAAFGFSSVWIPLCANGKGTSLARIDAATNRVVATLPIAPANSEGGITASSDSVWMATGDRELSRIDPSTGKVRQRVPVAAGSQNPVYADGTVWITSKASNALTAVDASSGQVLTTIPIPGGPHFVAAGGGAIWTIGQGDGVVTRVDAKNKRVAARIYANIAGFGGDVRYGAGYVWTTLVGVPFTKIDAENTRIIKQWYGRGGDAIDFGYGTVWLANYNDHLVWRIKP
- a CDS encoding multicopper oxidase domain-containing protein; the encoded protein is MPRIFGVSVLLVMLAFATGAAADPPMGARPFKEPVILSSRDGILEVTLIPRQDTGSLDTVAKPVKNMLLFDYTLQRGTASDGRMSGNHMYPGPTLRVAPGERLIVHLNNELRNLSIADYYDPQYTPAGRPVPKYPTMLTSSPINLHVHGAHVSPRGNADNVLLHIDAGMANTYVYDIPKNMTPGTFWYHSHLHTLTASQTFYGLAGMLLVGRADSEIPLVTEKNIPIRTMMLQYNTVFDRKDGLAQMTNPNWPQWVSTLIPPKGNELADGTYRPLLAPVNFLDSPKGTQWATVWYSGPLSIHNTRGRFQFVPMNLQRFTPFKAGEPVLKANLKLPDYERDTQFTVNGQFEPVLKIKPGQTEIWVLANVSDIAYMNVRLTETATGYHPKIAIVGQDGIAYGKVEYPHETDGTELLIPPASRYAIAVTMPEKGGLRMELPGLGSGARSISAPGILYTNDGTKNPPGHLGSLSILPRSISYADGFFIFPSQTLLDAAPDEGKGVTTAFVPGQELNAPTPFHDLSKVKPDVSRTLLINGGFLNNHASKQDPKAFVYAFFGNAFPNVPLIQARLGSVEEWNFVNHNNDAHPIHVHVNDFQVTKYDDPTVGLKLGPQMHGEDNANVPAPELGPEESLIAPGTLTMRTKFIDYLGLYVLHCHRLNHEDNGLMMLVNVIPAVSDYAVAVGGSPGHPATVNVFDGDGDRLIATVTPFPDFYGTPSVAIGDVDGDGIYDLIVGAGKGHAPEVVAYSGAQSGGKPFTTELARFQAFDAAQTGGVSVASTQIDGRSPDNIIVGSGAGVTDQVKIFSSELGARGTAPATFATFEPYGSDTSGLNLAAGFVDFLTGRDSIVTAPGAGGQVKVFSYSLMTPIGAPPAWPNNPGTPHMDAVFTPFGASYRGPMSIATGWLAGPYGGAEAITAGQLSGAGTVKVFSTTTTLVGAPTMYLHSAMMHELVSNFSEVASFKPFAGAFSVRVATTSTTIGADLLVSGGSGDRVQIQKYRLKWAHPQDHLFTALPVHDVWSGTGTQPAVIGGD
- a CDS encoding GlxA family transcriptional regulator, which produces MKTRRIGIVGYDGVQALDVIGPADTFAAANAEAGGKVPPYEVVLVGVRKGRVKTESGLSLFAEETLAEGGLFDTIVVPGGRGIRVDPKVREAVSRWLRANAAKARRVASVCTGIYALADAGLLDGRFATTHWRYASDVRDTWKKVSMNADAIFVKDGKYYTSAGITAGIDLCLSFVEEDCGQEVALKVARELVVYLKRSGGQMQYSQPLLLQTQAKEHFGDIAGWIRGHLADNLTIESIAEHANLSPRHFTRKFKHLLGVTPADFVEELRLDEARWLLVNARDSISKVAENVGYSSDDTFRRAFERRFGVAPTEYRSRFG
- a CDS encoding glycosyltransferase family 39 protein, which gives rise to MNAARVPFVAALVALAVHLAGNPHYGFFRDELYFIICGFHPAWGYVDQPPVTPLLAAGSQLFGHSLFLLRAVPAIFAAAGAYVTCKIVLELGGDAFAEVVATLAYLFCNVLLAFGMKVGPDMVGLWLWPLAALFVLRIAKGGDPRLWLAAGAAIGFSLESKYSVIFFTVALIAGIALTPQRRMLFSRWCLAGAALAVVIALPNFIWQAVHGYPMFELLRNAQTMGKNVVVSPGVYLFQQLLLTNLFLSPVWIVGLIRLFRDGSARFLAWTYAILILLMIVAHGKHYYPGDVYPIVIAAGGVAIERWTQNVRLVRVALVPVMIVAGLFFLPFSLPVLGETQMVDYQQWVGNVLHISRSTMATEHGQTAQLPTDWADMHGWPELVATIAGIYNALPPDHRRQAAIVASNYGEAAAVDFFGSAYGLPPAVSGHNNYWLWGTHGYTGNVIIDVHGDCGARDHLFASSRRAAVFDAPWVISYEHDVPIMVCNGIKIPLATLWPKLRKYI